The following are encoded together in the Rhizoctonia solani chromosome 10, complete sequence genome:
- a CDS encoding Retrotransposable element Tf2 protein yields the protein MSTGQSNTSSKKLSNNPNFVLEEKRNCCRAAGACIKCGKMGHKFAECRTGWKATPIKDKGKAKETAKTGKDSEYQLGKDTNRTSPLFTISIQPEKQAEHLEVLIDSGTTSSFLHPQIAKALRLPLIDLPTPCTVTMLDGLSPQAGKIWKKANLTFSFDGK from the exons ATGAGTACTGGCCAGTCAAATACcagttccaagaagctctccaacaatcccaactttgtgttggaagagaAAAGAAATTGCTGccgcgccgcaggcgcctgtatcaaatgtggcaaaatgggccacaagtttgcggaatgccgcacaggctggaaggcaacccctatcaaggacaaggggaaagccaaggaaaccgccaagactggcaaagactctgagtaccaattgggaaaaga TACCAATAGAACATCCCCCCTCTTTACTATTTCCATacaaccagagaaacaagcagaacacttagaagtcctgatagactcaggcacTACGTCCTCATTTCTTCACCCACAAATTGCCAAGGCATTACGCCTACCCCTAATAGATCTCCCAACTCCTTgcaccgttactatgcttgatgggttgagcccccaggctggcaagatctggaagaaggctaatcttaccttctcctttgatggcaaatga
- a CDS encoding Retrotransposon-derived protein PEG10, whose product MYKYHKFLDHFCGKHNALAPEEKDVGKGSGKDLNVYKDNYILNSCCYTNAPQTASTSKSLTSQSLTKKQPHVNNDKFISSKKQKCQSYSKDKDNEDKDNEDKDNRENNKDQDMDNSEDKEDKEDEDDCSLLPSLPDQPTAADVCKADKVIAKEKACNQALGASCNKVGAQPATAPKGKGMGKGKKPESSPIVSKAKNTCQKEQMPLKFNSKRVCCVDSTLSKDEDKPAKAPKKAPVKTAPKANGKKTSKGATSGKRHKELASPISRLQMLDANQACTNLENISQAVNTVKDGLKSLQLHGPRTPEDTKPLVVEATPRPLSKVDPIGPTSWVSFWPKPSKGLPIFAQPAPDQAVPPQVPSPPLSPRLQSPIGTAAPPPLAPVAAAYPAPVKVDHPDAYTGKIGSEAKQWLTRMLAWTRLNSRMFPTNQEVLSFPLMNMKDSAGAWAHPHLDQLGSHRAIIQTVEGFKIEFLAAFGNPDTTRAAEQKITTLTQSGICADYITKFRTLAMELDWNNVALRGQFARGLHWEVSQQIATRKHRPRTLL is encoded by the exons ATGTACAAATATCACAAATTCCTGGATCACTTCTGTGGCAAG CACAATGCTTTGGCCCCAGAAGAGAAGGATGTGGGTAAGGGTTCTGGCAAGGACTTGAATGTTTACAAAGACAACTATATTCTCAACTCCTGCTGTTACACAAATGCCCCCCAGACAGCTTCAACTTCCAAATCCTTGACTTCCCAATCATTGACCAAGAAGCAACCCCATGTCAACAATGACAAATTCATCTCTTCAAAAAAGCAAAAGTGCCAGTCATAcagcaaggacaaggacaatGAGGACAAGGATAATGAAGACAAAGACAATAGGGAAAACAACAAGGACCAAGACATGGACAATAGTGAGGACAAAGAGGACAaagaggatgaggatgactGCTCATTGCTCCCCTCCCTCCCTGATCAGCCAACTGCTGCAGACGTTTGCAAGGCAGACAAGGTAattgcaaaggaaaaggcttGCAACCAGGCCCTTGGTGCCTCTTGCAATAAAGTAGGGGCTCAGCCTGCCACTGCGCCAAAAGGCAAGGGCAtgggcaagggcaagaaaCCTGAGAGCTCCCCCATTGTCTCCAAGGCTAAGAACACTTGTCAAAAGGAACAAATG CCTCTTAAATTCAATTCAAAGAGGGTTTGCTGTGTTGACTCAACCCTCAGCAAGGATGAGGACAAGCCTGCCAAG GCTCCTAAGAAAGCACCAGTCAAAACTGCACCAAAAGCCAATGGGAAGAAGACATCAAAAGGTGCAACAAGTGGCAAAAGGCATAAGGAGCTGGCAAGTCCTATATCTAGGCTCCAAATGCTTGATGCTAACCAG GCCTGTACCaaccttgagaacatctcCCAAGCCgtcaatactgtcaaggatgggcttaaaAGCCTCCAGCTTCACGGGCCCCGGACCCCAGAGGATACCAAACCCCtggttgtggaagcaacgccacgccccctatcAAAAGTTGACCCTATTGGACCAACTAGTTGGGTCTCATTCTGGCCCAAACCTTCCAAGGGGCTCCCTATTTTTGCCCAGCCAGCCCCAGAccaagcagtgcccccgcaagtcccttctccccctctaTCTCcacgtctccaatccccaattgggacagctgcccctccacctctggctccagttgccgccGCCTATCCTGCCccagtcaaagtagaccatccagatgcctatacaggcaagattgggagtgaagccaagcagtggctcacaaggatgttggcatggacCCGCCTTAACTcgcggatgttccccaccaaTCAAGAGGTTCTATCCTTCCccttgatgaacatgaaggactccgCCGGGGCttgggcccaccctcaccttgaTCAGCTTGGCTCACACCGGGCCATTATCCAAACGGTTGAAGGGTTCAAGATAgaattcctggcagcatttggcaaccctgacaCCACAAGGGCTGCTGAGCAGAAGATCACCACGctcacccagtccggcatATGCGCAGACTACATTActaagttcagaacccttgctatggaactggactggaacaatgtggcccttagaggccagtttgcccgcggcctccattgggaggtcagccaaCAGATAGCAACCCGCAAGCACCGTCCCCGCACCCTTCTTTAG
- a CDS encoding Retrotransposable element Tf2 protein, translating into MVRHHNPEIDWNMRTLSFPHTPLEQVAIAEEEEADKNPLEGVPPKYHQYAKVFGEEEFNKLPPHRHYNIGIELTEQGPLNSPLYSMTDAKSATLKDWLRDKLKAGKICPSKSSISSPVMFVPKKDGSCHLVVDYRRLNNWTKKNVYPLPRPDDLMAQLRSAKVFTKLDLRWGYNNVWVKKGNKWKTAFRTKYGLYKSLVMTFGLTNAPASFQHFMNDLFKDLLDVCVIIYLDDILIYSKDDASHTQHVHEVLRRLLENQLFCKASKCTFHVTSVEYLGIIVSDKGFSLDKLKIQAVQEWPTPTKVKEVQLFLGFANFLCCFVANFSHIARPLHNLVKKDTPWKWDTREQEAFQWLKNAITNALVLCHADPSKPYFLETDASSAALGSILSQQQEDGQLHPLGFLSESFKGAEKNYDTHDKELLAIICSFKYWRIFLEGTLHPVTVFTDHCNLEYWKESQTFDCRHARWHLLLAGYNFQIVYCLGKQSGKPDALLQCSDHANIPPATQTMLPTPIFANVALVTPEKELQCQIEAALDQDKSLEEILQFLQNESKAPPSIKRAFKDYQMEAGLLFYQGRIVVPDVGTLRTELLCIYHDSPLAGHLGRQWTLELISRVYYWPGIHSDTYWHMDSCETCQRIWKPKYTSIPPQPLELPTRPWQHVSYDMIVDLPKDGNSDSILVIVDSFTKYVILVECSKKLKAPELADLFLQHIWKRYGMPEKMVLDRGRVFNNKFLKALYQCLGINPHFSSAYHPQSDGQTESVNPTVKHFLQAYSGVNQKDWVKWLPMAEFAYNNAVHSSAGKSPFKALYGWEPALTPSNVPTNIPEADNLATQMEAQWREIEAALRQSKTQMTAGETGEPISFEVSKEAWLDAKNVKLKTLSPKLTEQRIGPFEITKKISDCAYRLKLLPSMRIHNIFYIGLLSKVKRDAKRTFKNCPPPVTMDREEEYKVEGVTDMEKRDGKWFFRVKWKGYGSEENTWEPRENLKNAKKILKKFEKEMKEKALGAAKALKGGAVL; encoded by the coding sequence atggttagacaccacaacccagagattgattggaacatgcGTACCCTTTCCTTCCCTCACACTCCACTGGAACAGGtagccattgctgaagaggaagaagctgacaagaaccctcttgaaggagtaccccccaagtaccatcaatacgccaaggtatttggagaagaggaattcaacaagctcccTCCCCATAGAcactacaacattgggataGAACTTACGGAACAGGGCCCCCTAAACTCCCCTCtttatagcatgactgatgccaaatccgctacactcaaggattggctcagggacaaacttaaggctggaaagatctgccccagcaaatcatccattagttcccctgtcatgtttgttcccaaaaaggatggctcctgTCATCTGGTagttgactaccgccgcctAAACAAttggaccaagaagaacgtaTATCCattaccccgtccagatgacctcatggcccagctccgcagtgccaaggtctttactaagttagatctaagatggggttataATAACGTCTGGGTCAAAAAAGGCAACAAgtggaaaacggccttccgcaccaagtatggtctctacaaatccctggttatgacttTTGGTTTGACAAATGCTCCCGCCtcattccaacacttcatgaatgacctgtTCAAGGACCTATTGGACGtttgcgtcatcatctaccttgatgacatcctaatttatTCTAAGGATGATGCAAGCCACACCCAACACGTCCATGAAGTCCTACGGCGCTTACTggagaaccaattgttctgcaaggcctcaAAGTGCACCTTCCATGTGACAtcagtggaatacctgggaataaTAGTGTCAGACAAGGGTTTTAGCttggataaactcaaaatccaagcCGTCCAGGAATGGCCTACCCCAACaaaggtcaaggaagtccagtTGTTCTTGggatttgccaatttcctatgttgctttgttgccaacttcagtcatATAGCCAGGCCATTACACAACCTGGTTAAGAAGGACAcaccctggaaatgggatacaagggaacaagaagccttccaatGGTTAAAAAATGCCATCACAAACGCCCTGGTACTCTGTCATGCCGACCCGTCAAAACCTTACTttctggaaacagacgcatccaGCGCAGCACTAGGCTCTATACTAAGCCAACAGCAGGAAGACGGCCAACTACACCCATTAGGATTCCTGTCTGAGTCATTCAAAGGGGCAGAAAAAAACTATGATACACATGACAAAGAACTACTTGCTATCATTTGCTCTTTCAAatactggcgtatcttcctggaaggaaccctCCACCCTGTTACTGTATTCACGGACCATTGtaacctggagtactggaaggagtcccaaACGTTTGACTGTCGTCACGCTAGATGGCACTTACTGTTAGCAggttataacttccaaattgtgtacTGCCTGGGAAAGCAGTCTGGGAAACCTGATGCCCTCTTGCAATGCTCCgaccatgccaacattccacccgccacccagaccatgctccctaCCCCCATATTTGCCAATGTAGCCTTAGTAACGCCAGAAAAGGAACTCCAATGCCAGATTGAGGCAGCCCTAGATCAGGACAAATCCTTGGAGGAAATactccaattcctccaaaatgagtCAAAGGCACCTCCATCCATCAAAAGGGCCTTCAAGGATTATCAAATGGAAGCCGGTCTATTATTTTACCAAGGGCGtattgtggtccctgacgttggCACACTAAGGACGGAATTACTTTGCATCTACCATGACAgccccctggcaggacatctGGGGAGACAATGGACCCTGGAACTGATCTCACGTGTATACtattggcctggcatccacAGTGACACATATTGGCACATGGATTCTTGTGAGACTTGCCAACGGATTTGGAAGCCCAAGTACACCTCAATACCGCCCCAACCCCTGGAGCTCCCTACTAGACCCTGGCAGCACGTGtcttatgacatgattgtagacttACCCAAGGATGGCAATAGTGACTCCATCTTAGTCATAGTGGACAGCTTTACCAAATACGTCATCCTGgtagaatgttccaagaaactcaaggccccaGAATTAGCGGACCTCTTCCTACAACACATATGGAAGCGttacggcatgcctgagaagaTGGTCTTGGACAGAGGAAGAGTCTTTAACAACAAGTTCCTAAAGGCACTGTACCAATGCCTGGGGATAAACCCTCACTTTTCCTCAGCTTATCACCCACAAAGTGACGGGCAAACAGAAAGTGTGAACCCTACAGTCAAACACTTCCTACAGGCCTACTCAGGGGTCaaccagaaagactgggtcaaatggttaccaatggcggaatttgcctacaacaacgccgttCACAGCTCAGCTGGCAAATCCCCATTCAAGGCActatatggatgggaaccggCCCTTACTCCTAGTAATGTCCCAACCAACATACCAGAGGCAGACAACCTGGCAACCCAAATGGAGGCACagtggcgggaaatagaggcggcactccggcaatcaaagacacaaatgacagccggagaaacaggagaaccaaTCAGTTTTGAAGTCAGCAAagaggcctggctagacgccaagaacgtgaagctaaagaccctgagtccaaAGCTAACTGAACAACGCATAGGCCCCTTTGAGATAACCAAGAAGATCTCTGACTGCGCTTACCGCCTGAAACTCCTGCCATCtatgagaatccacaacaTCTTTTACATAGGACTACTGTCAAAGGTGAAAAGGGATGCTAAACGCACGTTCAAGAACTGTCCGCCTCCAGTCACCATGGACAGGGaggaggaatacaaagtagaaggAGTCACAGACATGGAAAAAAGggacggaaaatggttttttagggttaaatggaaaggctatggatcagaggagaacacctgggaaccaagggaaaacctcaaaaacgccaaaaaaatcctgaaaaaattcgaaaaagaaatgaaggaaaaggcccttggcgctgccaaggcccttaaagggggggcagtgttgtag
- a CDS encoding SNF2 family amino-terminal protein — protein sequence MPLTPVAHSVLYLFEAAAMNESHPLTCPPWTSNVWRELFGLFPLKGSEDYYDAEIDVVGDSDPQLDSSKELGLTMPESSIASITENRRKALGLHADYVRKIPIRKTIKSTTRGEKGGPDPYGYAAYRNLVLAAINRKGGVMNQVEETLGKIGATPADLWKDDRSLNRERPATKRVLEHQVPIADTHARLEERDVQAALARALFGDAGVSSRGTVVPELIPTIRCFAQRKYENLARSLKRHSKLKAQIPKALRDATRALTDWRKIAIGTKEVDELHFLSRERTLKQLWSSLGFGSLEDDLTSQLKMVREEEMQAAYAYYVEEYCYGVGCLDESELPIPTVGVSGLHSLVDGCEDIGVSHLKSLSTEALWAQLGLPGVDQFRLQSLALVKAPKTWLHWPKLVRAVLASSGRHSQNLGRRFHTESGDCAQPTLLCDNVGLGKTVQIIGVISMIQHYYKQRNCQPKSVLQHPCLSKSKARHTLQAKRPYQICHQLSLLRGHLAINGWSNGRSLPSLVVLFLSGPYRVQLDETWSMQGEWLSLQTYRLLQRKQNGAYSSLLHSRVKMQGSTKLRRDTCFQGRDQQCRLTLWNALSGGSCGRDTQSLKQQSHSTRGSAHYQSSSLVIGATATPLFTSLKCLLALGRNLRYQPLLGEQGVQVWNEMQEMLSTGNESWRLTSTAVIQATVERELQAALLLGKIPLYTPALLRSRKNWKASTS from the exons ATGCCTTTGACTCCCGTTGCCCACTCCGTTCTCTACCTGTTCGAAGCTGCTGCTATGAACGAGTCACACCCGTTAACCTGCCCTCCCTGGACAAGCAACGTGTGGAGGGAGCTTTTTGGGCTGTTTCCTCTAAAGGGTAGTGAGGACTATTACGATGCTGAGATTGATGTAGTTGGCGACAGTGACCCACAGTTGGATTCAAGCAAGGAACTGGGCCTCACCATGCCCGAGTCTTCAATAGCCTCGATCACCGAAAATCGCCGGAAGGCACTTGGGCTCCAT GCGGATTATGTGAGGAAGATACCAATCCGCAAGACAATCAAGTCCACTACTCGAGGCGAGAAAGGTGGCCCGGACCCTTATGGGTATGCTGCGTATCGCAACCTGgtattggctgcaatcaACAGGAAGGGCGGCGTCATGAATCAAGTGGAGGAGACTTTGGGAAAGATTGGGGCTACTCCTGCCGATCTCTGGAAGGATGACAGAAGCTTAAACAGG GAACGTCCAGCTACCAAGCGTGTTCTTGAGCATCAGGTGCCTATAGCTGACACCCATGCAAGGCTGGAAGAACGAGATGTGCAAGCAGCTTTGGCTCGAGCCCTATTTGGCGATGCAGGGGTCAGCAGTCGTGGGACTGTTGTCCCAGAGCTGATCCCTACAATTCGTTGCTTTGCACAGCGCAAGTATGAGAACCTTGCGCGGAGCTTAAAGC GTCACAGTAAACTGAAG GCTCAGATCCCCAAGGCATTGCGTGACGCAACAAGGGCTTTGACTGATTGGCGGAAGATAGCAATAGGGACAAAGGAGGTTGATGAGCTTCACTTCCTGTCCAGGGAACGTACGCTGAAGCAGTTATGGTCAagtcttgggtttggaagtCTTGAGGATGATCTGA CAAGTCAACTCAAGATGGTCCGCGAAGAAGAAATGCAGGCTGCCTATGCTTACTATGTTGAGGAGTACTGCTATGGAGTTGGCTGTCTTGACGAGTCCGAGCTTCCTATCCCTACAGTTGGTGTCTCTGGTCTCCACAGTTTGGTGGATGGGTGCGAGGATATTGGGGTATCGCATCTCAAGTCCTTGTCCACGGAGGCTTTGTGGGCCCAGCTAGGACTGCCAGGTGTGGATCAGTTCCGTTTGCAGAGCCTGGCACTGGTGAAAGCGCCAAAGACATGGCTCCACTGGCCAAAACTCGTGCGTGCCGTTTTGGCATCAAGTGGTAGGCACTCTCAGAATCTTGGAAGGCGCTTTCACACAGAGAGTGGCGATTGCGCCCAACCAACTTTACTGTGCGACAATGTTGGACTTGGAAAGACGGTGCAAATCATTGGGGTCATTAGCATGATCCAACATTACTATAAGCAACGGAACTGCCAGCCAAAGAGCGTCTTGCAACACCCATGTTTATCCAAG AGCAAAGCTCGCCATACTTTGCAGGCCAAAAGACCATACCAAATTTGCCATCAATTGTCATTACTCCGCGGACACTTGGCAATCAATGGATGGAGCAATGGAAGAAGTTTACCCAGCTTGGTAGTTTTGTTCCTGTCCG GTCCATACCGCGTGCAGCTGGACGAGACTTGGAGCATGCAGGGCGAGTGGTTATCATTGCAGACCTATCG GCTATTGCAAAGGAAGCAAAACGGTGCTTACAGCTCCCTCCTGCATTCAAGGGTAAAGATGCAAGGGAGTACAAAGCTAAGGCGAGACACCTGTTTTCAAGGCAGGGATCAGCAATGCAGGCTCACTCTTTGGAATGCGCTTTCGGGTGGCAGCTGTGGACGAGATACACAATCTCTGAAACAGCAGTCACACTCAACAAGGGGTTCAGCTCATTATCAGTCCTCGTCCTTGGTGATTGGAGCAACCGCCACACCATTGTTTACGTCGCTCAAA TGCCTGCTTGCTCTTGGACGAAACCTGCGCTaccagccattgcttggtgaGCAAGGAGTTCAGGTCTGGAACGAGATGCAGGAAATGCTGTCAACTGGTAATGAAAGTTGGAGGCTTACAAGCACAGCGGTGATTCAAGCCACAGTAGAAAGGGAGCTTCAAGCGGCACTTTTACTTGGCAAAATTCCCTTGTACACCCCCGCGCTGCtaagatcaaggaagaactggaaagcAAGTACCAGCTGA
- a CDS encoding Retrotransposable element Tf2 protein — MERVNQFIKFYLRSYVAADYSDWSMWLPLAEYAYNNAKHAATGKTPFELVYGQNPVMNLSNVPANVPEADALADTLAQEWKEAKAALRMSKEKMIQNQGSTLEYSGYYPGSKSPSQPFPEQPPPETIEGEEEYKVEQIIDSKRQQGNQDEIKRFNQARLKKACDAAKSL, encoded by the exons ATGGAAAGGGTTAATCAGTTCATCAAGTTCTATCTACGCTCCTATGTTGCTGCTGATTATTCTGACTGGTCCATGTGGTTACCATTGGCAGAATACGCatataacaatgccaagcaTGCTGCCACAGGAAAAACACCCTTTGAGCTTGTCTATGGACAAAATCCAGTTATGAATCTGTCAAATGTCCCAGccaatgtaccagaagcagatgccCTAGCAGATACCCTagcccaagaatggaaagaagccaaggCAGCCCTCAGGATGAGCAAGGAGAAAATGATCCAGAACCAAGGATCTACTCTGGAGTATTCA GGTTATTATCCAGGGTCCAAATCTCCTAGTCAGCCATTTCCAGaacaaccccctcctgaaacaatagaaggggaagaagagtacaaagtggagcagatcattgactccaaaagacaacaaGGGAA ccaagatgAGATAAAGCGCTTCAATCAGGCTAGActcaaaaaggcttgtgatgctgccaagagcctttaa
- a CDS encoding DEAD (Asp-Glu-Ala-Asp) box polypeptide 58, which yields MSSRYSSPNYTEDEATFETDKREQIDKNLPEIKLVTLREWLAIWLRLDRESTPELRDAFGLCSHFYDPESRRLRRAQITFNDCRPLNNQTVHQLADVDSMIGVVPRNMPLIPVPTLKTVKYYMMRSKSYTLTSDLHIGPVKVLMDDRTLEMHIHKVPNIRFLDLGDNGMFRLHFPLLGSTGNNMYLGDSQMAQLYDLAFHPAALQTLPEDLVREWPGTYEDEKFRSQSHKSKRKEYQNQQGESQDMRGGVAQQTGRDIHVEYIQDWLDCARAMIQETEKLRWARYFFLSYELRGVKNRECSVHPPPEVPPVTVLNEPTGDDEDVEIEVDQESPRVKAVEGILSHFNTTLFEPGMWFIDIATRITISPNPDDPSECTFADADMHSLLFQHYTGLAFESCEELVSGQGNHYQKDKVAHLNALAGGRLTIPRRLAGDTGITYAQIYTTDKSNTYNIALAQNAQRTSAIRMLESWDQELSTHINGLMSSFENSACNHGVALRIETRVEYESYPTCHLRIPDELLRRCVYVLDRDVFWHWKRCRLASMKSVMCQWMDARRTFTLNRLAVAGTLLIIMEYMMNALVNRPASGGTWDQVHDAACVKEMRGNELVPTRKLGALFLPKIHFEKNKQPRVSRQRVLDQATILYLLGPQGQSLSSIMAFNKIVGVNLRKRPRDEDPRPWESGAQNSSAAPISNKQRLVTIRSTHDTANPLAGPDYAQDQDTYSSEEEEDQAEQESASPFKNMLWDIISNYPIQIMNKAPNRSQARSTGNLERRQGVSNLGVVVEFCTMQLALPESSRAQMVQDARRYVSAHWAWLPIGRQEPLVVNRGQQRA from the exons ATGTCTTCGCGCTATTCATCTCCAAACTATACCGAGGACGAGGCAACCTTTGAAACTGATAAAAGGGAGCAGATCGACAAGAACTTACCCGAAATCAAGCTGGTGACGCTTAGGGAGTGGCTGGCAATTTGGCTTCGCTTGGACCGTGAGTCAACGCCTGAGCTCCGAGATGCGTTTGGCTTGTGTAGTCATTTCTATGATCCGGAGTCAAGGAGGCTGCGACGCGCTCAAATTACCTTCAACGATTGCCGCCCGCTGAATAACCAAACTGTACATCAACTTGCGGATGTTGACTCAATGATTGGCGTCGTTCCAAGAAACATGCCTTTGATTCCTGTACCCACTCTCAAGACTGTCAAGTATTACATGATGAGAAGCAAATCGTATACTCTTACCTCTGACCTCCATATTGGGCCAGTCAAAGTATTGATGGATGACCGTACTTTA GAAATGCATATACACAAAGTGCCCAACATTCGattcttggatttgggagATAATGGAATGTTCCGCTTGCACTTCCCGCTTTTGGGATCAACCGGTAACAACATGTACCTGGGTGACTCCCAAATGGCTCAGCTCTACGACTTGGCGTTTCATCCAGCAGCTCTTCAAACCCTCCCGGAGGATTTAGTACGAGAATGGCCTGGCACCTATGAGGACGAGAAGTTCAGAAGTCAAAGCCACAAGTCCAAGCGAAAAGAGTATCAAAACCAGCAAGGCGAGAGTCAAGACATGCGTGGAGGCGTGGCGCAGCAAACTGGTCGAGACATTCATGTCGAGTACATTCAGGATTGGTTGGATTGCGCCAGAGCCATGATCCAGGAGACTGAGAAGCTGCGCTGGGCCAGGTACTTTTTCTTGTCCTACGAGCTCAGAGGAGTGAAGAATCGGGAGTGCAGCGTTCATCCCCCTCCAGAGGTCCCCCCCGTGACTGTGCTTAATGAGCCTACGGGTGATGATGAAG ATGTTGAAATTGAGGTTGATCAAGAAAGCCCAAGGGTGAAAGCTGTCGAAGGTATACTCAGCCATTTCAATACCACTCTATTTGAGCCTGGTATGTGGTTCATCGACATTGCCACCCGGATCACCATCTCGCCAAATCCGGACGATCCATCGGAGTGTACCTTTGCGGATGCGGATATGCACTCCCTTCTATTTCAACACTATACCGGCTTAGCATTTGAAAGCTGTGAAGAGCTTGTTAGCGGTCAAGGAAATCATTACCAGAAGGACAAAGTTGCCCACTTGAACGCCCTTGCTGGCGGTCGCTTGACCATCCCCCGTAGGCTAGCAGGAGACACCGGTATCACTTATGCGCAAATCTACACCACCGACAAAAGCAATACCTACAACATTGCGCTAGCTCAGAACGCACAGCGAACCAGCGCCATCCGAATGCTTGAGTCATGGGATCAAGAGCTCAGCACGCATATCAACGGGTTGATGTCTAGCTTTGAGAACTCGGCTTGCAACCATGGTGTAGCCTTACGTATTGAGACTCGTGTAGAGTATGAGAGCTATCCCACCTGTCATTTGAGAATACCGGATGAGCTGCTCCGGAGGTGTGTCTATGTTTTAGACCGTGATGTGTTCTG GCACTGGAAACGTTGCCGGCTTGCGTCCATGAAAAGCGTTATGTGCCAATGGATGGACGCTCGGCGTACGTTTACCCTCAACCGGCTTGCCGTGGCTGGGACATTGCTCATCATCATGGAATACATGATGAATGCACTGGTGAACCGTCCAGCCTCTGGGGGGACTTGGGACCAGGTTCATGATGCAGCCTGCGTTAAAGAAATGAGGGGGAACGAATTGGTTCCCACGCGCAAGCTGGGCGCCCTGTTTCTCCCCAAGATTCATTTTGAGAAAAACAAACAGCCGCGTGTTTCTAGGCAGCGAGTCCTCGACCAGGCAACCATTCTCTACTTACTTGGGCCTCAAGGTCAATCGTTGAGCAGTATCATGGCTTTCAACAAGATTGTGGGAGTGAATCTCCGAAAGCGACCGCGCGATGAAGACCCTCGCCCTTGGGAAAGCGGCGCGCAGAATTCAAGCGCGGCTCCAATATCAAACAAGCAGAGACTAGTTACGATCCGGAGTACCCATGACACAGCGAACCCGCTTGCTGGTCCCGATTATGCTCAAGATCAGGATACGTACtcatcagaagaagaagaagatcaGGCAGAGCAAGAGAGCGCTTCACCGTTCAAGAATATGCTTTGGGACATTATCAGCAATTATCCAATCCAGATCATGAACAAGGCTCCTAACCGCTCACAAGCGC GCAGCACCGGGAACCTTGAAAGGCGACAAGGTGTTTCGAATTTGGGAGTGGTGGTTGAGTTTTGCACCATGCAGCTAGCCCTTCCTGAGTCAAGTCGAGCGCAGATGGTTCAAGACGCTAGACGATATGTCTCAGCACACTGGGCTTGGTTACCCATAGGCAGGCAAGAACCACTTGTGGTCAACCGGGGTCAGCAACGTGCCTAA